CTGCCGCCGAAACGCGGCGGCGACGAGTTCCAGCTCCAGGACCTGGAACTGCTGAGCATGGTCGCCGGACAGGTCGCGCTGCAGATGGAAAACACGCGCCTCTACGAGGAAGAACTGAAGAAGCAGAAGCTGGAGGAACAGCTCGGTCTCGCGCGCACCATCCAGAGCCGCCTGCTGCCCAGGCAGATCCCCGAGATCCCCGGCCTCGACCTGGCCGCCTGCAACATCACCAGCGCCGAGGTCAGCGGCGACTACTACGACCTGATCAAGCGCCAGGACGGACGTCTGGTGATCATCATCAGCGACGTCAGCGGCAAGGGCGTTCCGGCGAGCCTGCTGGCGTCGAGCCTGCAGGCGTCGATGCGGGCGCACTGCCAGACCTCCTGTTCACCGGGCGAGATTCTCGAACGGGTCAACCTGTACCTCCACGAGAGCACCGATCCGTCCCACTTCGCTACGCTGTTTCTGGCCATCTTCGATCCGCAGACCAACACGCTCTGCTACAGCTCGGGAGGCCACAACTCCCCGGTCCTGCGTCGCACCGACGGCAGCATCGAGCTGCTGGAGAAGGGCGGCCTGCCCCTGGGCGCCTTCGATTTCGGCACCTACGAGGAAGAGTCCGTCACGCTCGCCCCGGGCGACACCCTGTTCATGTACACGGACGGCTTGACCGAGACACGCAACGGCGCCGAGGAGGAATTCGGCGAGGAACGCGTGGAACGCCTGCTGGGAAACAGTCACGAGCTTCCCGCCGCGCGCCTGCTGGACGTCATGCACGATGAATTGCGTTTGTTCAGCGGCAGGGCCGTCGCCGACGACGACGTGACCCTGGTCGCCTTGAAGGTACAGCAGTCGGCGCAGAGCAACCTTACAGGTCCGGTTGCGTACGAAGGAAGCGGCTGAACGCCGCGCCAGAAGAGGAGTTTCGACACATGAAGACATCCGTGGCAGCGATCATGTCTGTCCTGGTGGTGCTGGCATTGGCCTTGCTGTTCCTGGGCGGCCCCGACCGGGAGTTCACCACGTCGTCCAGCGAGGCATATCGGCTCTACGAGCAGGGCGTCGACCAGCTCTACTCGGTGCAGCGGCCGCAGGCCGTCGCCTCGTTCACCGAGGCCGTGGAGCTGGACCCGGACTTCGCCATGGCCTGGGCCATGCTCGGCAACGCGCAGGCGACCATCTTGCCGGACGAGGTCGAGCGGATCGCCGCGATCGCCGACAGCCTGGCCGGCAGGCTCCCCAACGACCTGGAACGCGCCAAGGTGCAGCTAGTCGTCTCCGGCCTCAAGGGACCGGGCGGCCACGACGGCGATTCGTTGATCGCCTTCATCCTGGCCGAACAGCCGGACGACCTGCTGGCCAACATCGCCAAGGCCACCACGCTCTTCTTCAAACGCGACGACTCGGCGGCAGACGCCTTCCACCACGTCCTGGAGATCGAGCCCAACCACGCCATGGCCTACAACATGCTCGGCTATCTCGAGGCCAACCGGGGCAACTACGACGCCGCCCTGGAGAACCTGCGCAAGTACGCCTTCATGGCGCCCGACCTGGCGAATCCCCACGACTCGCTCGGCGAGGTGCTGTCCTGGATGGGCCGCTACGCAGAGGCCGAGAAGGAATTCCTCACCGCGCTGAAGCTGCAGCCGGATTTCCACTACTCCCTGGTCAACCTGGGCGAGGTCTACATGCACCGAGGCCAGCTCGTCAAGGGGCTGGAGATCCTCGAGGGCGTGCGCGAGCAGGTGGCGGGCACGCGACTCGAACGGGACATCGACGAGTTCCTGATCCGCACCTATTACGAGTTCGACCTGTCCGACGCCTCGCTGGCCGCCATCGACGCCTACGTGGAGCGCACGCCGGACACCACGTCGGCCCAGTACTTCAAGGCGATCGCTGCCTTCATGCGCGGCGACGAGGAGGCCTGCCAGGAACACCTGGACGCGTTCCGCGCGAAACTCGGCGAGAACAGCGATCCGGAGAACGAGGAAGTCCAGCGGTATCTGCAGAGGATGGAGCACCAGTTCGCGGCCATCGCCGCCAGCGCACGGGGAGACCACGAGACCGCCGCCGCCGAATGGGGCGCCATGCTGGCGCTGATCGAGAGGGCCGCTCCCCACGAGCTGTGGTTCGTGCTGTGGCGGCAGGGGGAATCCTACCTGGCCAGCGG
This bacterium DNA region includes the following protein-coding sequences:
- a CDS encoding tetratricopeptide repeat protein, with the protein product MKTSVAAIMSVLVVLALALLFLGGPDREFTTSSSEAYRLYEQGVDQLYSVQRPQAVASFTEAVELDPDFAMAWAMLGNAQATILPDEVERIAAIADSLAGRLPNDLERAKVQLVVSGLKGPGGHDGDSLIAFILAEQPDDLLANIAKATTLFFKRDDSAADAFHHVLEIEPNHAMAYNMLGYLEANRGNYDAALENLRKYAFMAPDLANPHDSLGEVLSWMGRYAEAEKEFLTALKLQPDFHYSLVNLGEVYMHRGQLVKGLEILEGVREQVAGTRLERDIDEFLIRTYYEFDLSDASLAAIDAYVERTPDTTSAQYFKAIAAFMRGDEEACQEHLDAFRAKLGENSDPENEEVQRYLQRMEHQFAAIAASARGDHETAAAEWGAMLALIERAAPHELWFVLWRQGESYLASGHPREALDNAFAILEINPRLIRPLLLMARAALDVGEPEIARKAIRRLQKIMPEADPDLPAQQTYRQLLSEIASPASS